Sequence from the Fusobacterium periodonticum 1_1_41FAA genome:
AAGTGTTCAGACTTGCGCATAATAAATTTATGTGATACAATATATATGCTTGGTGAGTATAGCTATGGGGGTACACCTAGTTACATTCCGAACCTAGAAGTTAAGCCCATATACGCTGATGGTACTTGGCTGGAAGCGGCCTGGGAGAGTATGGATTTGCCAAGCAATTGTTGCTTCCTTAGCTCAGTCGGTAGAGCATGCGGCTGTTAACCGCAGCGTCAATGGTTCGAGTCCATTAGGAAGCGCCATTTTATGAATTCAACACACTGTAAGGTGTGTTTTTTTAATTTTTAAAAGCTTCAAGAGTATTGGTATTTTTATCTTCAATGAAGTCAAAATTTTCTTTTAGTTTTCTTAACATTTCATTTTTTATACTTTCTTTTATTTCAGATTTATTTAAAAATTTTCCAGTGGCACTAATCTCTTTCATTATTTCATCAATAATAGAATTGATATTATTAAAAATAATTGTACTTTCTGGTTTATTTAAAATTTTTTGAATAAAATATGCCTTCAATTCATTTTTAATTTCACTTCTTAAATCTCCAAAGGGTTTAGAAATTTTAACTTTTAATGCACTTAGTTCTTTGCTTAAACTTGAAATTTCTTTTTCTAGTTTTTCAATTTCATTTTCAGTAGTCTCTTTTCTTTTAAGAATATTCCATATTTTTGAAAAATTTCTCGAACTTTGACTAATTTTTTCTTTTCTTAAAGCAATTAAAGTTGCAATTTGTTCTTCTAACTTTTCAATTTCATTTTCTATTTTCTTTTCTTTCATATATAGCATCTCCTTTTAAATAATATTTGTAAATATATTATATAAAAAAAACAACGACAAAAAATGTCGTTGTCAAAAATTATTTTCTTCTATATTTATTTTTACCTGAAACAGTTCCTACTCTCATTACCAATTTAGTTAAATCAGCATTATTTCTTAATAGATTAAAGAAAGTTTGATAATTGGAATAAGATACGCAATTTTGTACTGTAGATAGATCTTCTAAAAAGAACTCCATTCCTTTTGAGTATTCTCTTTCAATTTGAGCTAATACTAGAGCTATTTGAGCCCTTGGATTTAATGTTGCCATGATAAAACCTCCCCTTATTTATTTTTTATATTGATAATATACTTAGTTTAATTATCCTCAATAATCTTAATAGCATCTCCCTGACTTAATATCCATCTGTCAATACCATTTCCAAAGACTTCAGCTTTAATTTCATAGATATTCTTATCGATTTCTTTGGCCTTAGCAGTAGGAATTTTATCGAGTAATGCTTCTATTGAACTTCCTCTATAAATAAATTTTAATTTTCTTAGTTTACCACCTGTCATAAACTGCACTTGCTTTCTAAATAGCCCTTCTTGGAATCTATTCTTATACAGAGTAGGAACATATTTTTCTTTTAAAACTTCGAAATCTTCTATTCTATCAAGTCTATAGATAGTAGGATATTCATCATCCTTATTACAAAAATATTTCTCTTTATCTATATTTTCAATATGAGCTAAAAGATAGAAGTAATATTCAGAAAACATAAGTCCAACAGGATCTATTACTCTTCTAACTGTATTTCCATCCATTTTTTTATATGCTATCTCTACTTTCTTTTTATCTTTTATCGCTTCTCCTAAGTCCCAGATACAATTAATAAAAGATTTTTTATGTTGTAACTCAATATAATGAAACTTCTCATTTTTTAATAGTTCTTGTATTAAATCTAAATCTTGACCTGGACCACATTGTTTTACAATTTTATCAATAATTAAAGAAATTTCATCTTTTAAAAATGCTCTACTAGCTAATAGAATTTTTGATATAGCTAAAATCTCACTTTTAGTTAAATTTATACTATCTTCTGAATAGCTTAATTGATATTTCTTTTTTCTTTTAATACGAATAAGCTCTCGACTTTTATCCTCATTATCAGCTAAGAAGTCTTTAATGCATTTTATATCTCTTTCAACAGTTCTAGTACTAACTCCATTTTCTTTAGCGTATTCTTCAACATCTATGTCATCATTTTTTAATAGTCTATTATATAGTTTTAATAGCCTCATATCTTTCATTGTTCTCACCTCAAAAAAATTATATCATATTTCTATGACAAATTTAGTCATAACTAAAAAATACAAGTTTTTTAATATTATATAATAAATTATAAGAAAAATATACACTAACTAATAATAATTGAAATAAATTTATGATTTCAAGAAAATAAAATATTTGAATAAACAAATTAATGAAAACCTTGACATTACATAACAGATGTAATATACTTTTATAAGGGGAGCTGTGTTTCTCTTAGAGTAAAAATTGAATGGAGGAGTTAATGAATAGACTAGAAGGAAAAATTGCAGTTGTTACTGGAAGTGCTAGAGGAATTGGAAGAGCTATTGTAGAAAAGCTTGCTGCTCATGGAGCAAAAATGGTTATATCTTGTGATATGGGTGAAAGTTCTTATGAACAAGCAAATGTTGTACATAAGATTTTAAATGTTACTGATAGAGAAGCTATAAAAACATTCGTAGACGAAGTTGAAAAAGAATATGGAAAAATAGATATTCTTGTAAATAATGCAGGAATAACTAAAGATGGACTACTTATGAGAATGACAGAAGATCAATGGGATGCAGTTATAAATGTAAACTTAAAAGGAGTTTTCAATATGACTCAAGCTGTTTCAAGATCTATGTTAAAAGCTAGAAAAGGTTCTATTATAACTTTATCATCTGTTGTTGGTTTACATGGAAATCCTGGACAAACTAACTATGCAGCAACAAAAGGTGGAGTAATAGCTATGTCTAAAACTTGGGCAAAAGAATTTGGTGCAAGAAATGTAAGAGCTAACTGTGTTGCTCCTGGATTTATTCAAACACCTATGACAGATGTATTACCAGAAGAAACAATAAAAGGAATGTTAGATGCAACTCCATTAGGAAGATTAGGACAAGTTGATGATATAGCAAATGCTGTTCTATTCCTAGCAAGTGATGAATCTGCATTCATAACAGGAGAAGTTATTTCTGTATCTGGTGGATTGATGCTTTAATTTTTTAATTTACAATTTTTAATTTACATATGATGTATGAAATTTTAAGGAGGAAGAAATGAGTAAGGTTTATGTAGTTGCAGCTAAAAGAACTGCTATCGGAAGTTTTTTAGGTACTTTATCACCTTTAAAACCTGGAGAATTAGGAGCTAAAGTAGTAAAAAATATTATTGAAGAAACAGGAATAGATCCTGCTAATATTGATGAAGTTATAGTAGGAAATGTTTTAAGTGCAGGACAAGCTCAAGGAGTAGGAAGACAAGTTGCTATAAAAGCAGGAATCCCTTATGAAGTTCCAGCTTATTCAATAAACATAATCTGTGGAAGTGGAATGAAATCAGTTATAACAGCTTTCTCTAATATAAAAGCTGGAGAAGCAGATCTTGTTATAGCAGGAGGAACTGAATCTATGTCAGGTGCAGGATTCATTTTACCTGGAACAGTAAGAGCTGGACATAAAATGGCAGATCTTACTATGAAAGATCACATGATATTAGATGCTTTAACAGATGCTTATCATAACATCCACATGGGAATTACTGCTGAAAACATAGCAGAAAAATATAATATCACAAGAGAAGAACAAGATGAATTTGCATTAGATTCTCAAAAGAAAGCTATAGCAGCTGTTGATTCTGGAAGATTCAAAGATGAAATAGTTCCAGTTGTTATACCTAACAAAAAAGGAGATATCACATTTGATACAGATGAATATCCAAACAGAAAAACTGATTTAGAAAAATTAGCTAAATTAAAACCTGCTTTCAAAAAAGATGGTTCAGTTACTGCAGGAAATGCTTCTGGATTAAATGACGGAGCTTCATTCCTATTATTAGCTTCTGAAGAAGCAGTTAAAAAATACAATTTAAAACCATTAGTTGAAATAGTTTCAACTGGTACAGGAGGAGTAGATCCTTTAATAATGGGTATGGGACCAGTTCCTGCAATCAGAAAAGCTTTAAAGAAAGCTGATCTAAAATTACAAGATATGCAATTAATAGAACTTAACGAAGCATTTGCTGCTCAATCTTTAGGAGTTATTAAAGAACTTTGTACAGAACACGGAGTAACTGCTGATTGGTTCAAAGATAAAACTAACGTAAATGGTGGAGCAATAGCTATAGGACACCCAGTTGGAGCTTCTGGTAACAGAATAACTGTTACATTAATTCATGAAATGAAGAAAACTGGAGTAGAATATGGACTAGCTTCTCTATGTATAGGTGGAGGAATGGGAACTGCTTTAGTTCTTAAAAATGTAAAATAGTTAAATTAAATAACTTATAGAAAGGACTATTGTTATCAATGGTCCTTTTATAATATAAAAATAGTGTTAATAGAAAGCTTCTATCAACACTATCTTTTATTTAAATAATTCAAAGGTATATCTTATATTTCAACACCATTTTTATAAGTTACTTCTTTTAAAAGATTTCCTTCAACATCATATTCTTTATAATTACCTTCTAATTTTCCTTTTTCATTGTAAAAACATTCTTTAAATAATTTTTCATTAGAATGATATTCTTTATAAGGTCCTTCCATGTGTCCATCTACAAAATTTACTTCAAGTTTAATTTTTCCATTAGGAAAATATTTAATATTTTTAGAAGTTGTTCCATCATTAACATAAACAGTTTCTCTCTTTAATATTCCATTAGGATAGAATTCTTTGTAATCTCCTACTTTTCTTCCATCAACAAGATTATATTCAGAATTTAATTTACCATCACTATAGAATGTTTGATATTTTCCATGTAAATTTCCATTCTTATAATTTTTAATGATTTCAACTTCACCATTCATATAATAAGATTTATAAACTCCCTCTCTTACACCATTTACATAATTTCTTTCTTCTTGTACAACTCCATTATCGTAAATTTTTACCCATAAACCTTCTTTTTTCCCATCTTTATTGTATTGGTTATTCATGATAAGAACCTCCTCATATAATTAAATTGTATAAATACCTCTTTTTAAAAGTATAACCTATATTTAAAAATAAATAAAGATTTTTTTATATTTTTTTTAAAATTTTTTCTTTTTTCGGTATTTTTGATATAATTTCAAATAATATGTAAGTTAGAAACTGATATAGATTTAAATATTTAAAAGCTTACTTATCTTTGCATTTCTATAGTAAACTTTAATCTATTAATTCCAGCTCTTAAAGCTTTTATTTTAAATTTACTTATTTTTATTGCAGCTAGGTCTTCATCTGTTAATTCTTGAATTTCAGATATATCTTTGTAAGTACTTGTAATTTTTTCTATATCTTTTTTAGTTAATTTACTTATTTTTTCTAATACTCTATACCCTCTTGCAGCTACCTTATTATCAAAAACACTAGAAGATTTAGTATAGCCTAGAGCTACTACTATATTTTCTATATCTAATAATTCAGCATCGGATAGAGTGTGTAAATATCTTCTTACAGATTCTGGTTTTGTATCAGTATCAAGATAATCTTTTAAGAAACCTTCTTCTTCATCATCTATATCCCAAATAAGTTCAGAAACTTGCATATTAACAAGTCTACCTCTAGCACCAAGTTCTAAAAGATATCTAGTTATTTCTTCACTAATTCTTCTAACCATTTCAAACCTTTGTAAAGTATTAGCAACATCAAGTACTGTTACTAAATCATCTAACTCAAGAATTGTTAGGTTATCAAGTGAACGATTTAAAACATATCTATAGCTTTCTAAGGTTTTTAAGACTTGTCCAACTTCTATATTTAATTCATCAAAGTTTTTAAGTCTATATTTTAGATTCCCTTTATATAGAGTAACATTCTTCTTTCTTTCAGAAATAGCTACAACTTCTCTTTTTAATTGTTTAGCTACTCTTTCAGCAGTTCTATGTCTAGTACCACTTTCTGTTGTAGTAAATGAAGTATCAGGTTGTATATGAACATTAGCATAAAGGATTTTTGAACAATCATCATTAATGATTATAGCTCCATCCATTTTTGACAATTCAAATATTTTTTCAGGAGTATAATCACAATTTATAGAAAAACCACCATCTTTAACTTTTTCAACTGCATCATCATAGCCTATTACTATTAAAGCTCCAATTCCAGCATCTAAAATATAGTCTATTCCTTCTCTAAGAGGGCTTCCAGGAGCAACTTTAATTATTATATCCATTAAATCTTGTTTAGTCATTTTTATTCATCCTTTCCAATAATTCATCTAAATTCTTTAAGTATATTATTTTTAACTTATACTTTTTCTTTTCAATTTCTTTTTGATTTGATTCAGGAACATAAACTCCTGTAAAGCCTAATTTTTCAAGTTCTTTTAATCTTCTCTCTAAGAAAAAGACTTTTCTGATTTCCCCTCTTAAGCCCAACTCTCCAATTGCTGCAATTTTCTGACTTATAGAAACCCCTTTATACACTGACAAAATAGAAATTAAGACAGCTAAATCTGCTGCTGGATCTTCTATTGCCAAACCTCCTGGAACATTGACAAATAAATCTTTCATGCCAAGAGGAAGATAAAGTTTCTTCTCAGCTATTGCTGTTAAAATTTGTATTCTATTTCTATCATAACCTTGAACAACTCTTCTTGGAATACCTACACCACTATCTGTTATAAGCGATTGTACCTCTAAAAGAAAGACCTTAGTTCCTTCTAAAATAGGAACAACCATACTTCCTATATTTTTTTCTTCTCTTTCACTTAAGAAGTATTCAGAGGAATTTTTTATTTCTTTCATTCCATTTTCTTCCATACTGAATACAGCAATTTCATTGGTTGATCCAAATCTATTTTTTTCACTTCTTAAGATTCTATAATAAAGTCCTTCATCACCTTCAAAGTTAAAAACAGCATCAACCATATGTTCAAGTAATTTAGGCCCTGCAACCTTACCATCTTTTGTTATATGCCCAACAATAAAGAATGATATATTGTATTTTTTAGCAATTTCAACAATTTTTAGAGTACATTCTCTTATTTGTGTAGGAGTTCCTGATATAGAATCCATACTTGAATTATACAATGTTTGTATAGAATCTACAATAACAACTTTTGGTTTTTTGCTTACAACATATTCATAGATGTTTAAAATATCCATTTCAGCCATAATATATATGCCATCTCCAGATATTTTTAATCTTTCACCTCTATTTTTTATCTGTGCTGGTGATTCTTCACCAGAGATATATAGAACATCACCATAATCTTTATATGAGTTAGCAACTTGTAAAAGTAAAGTGGACTTTCCGATTCCTGGATTACCTGTTACCAATACAACTTCACCTTTTAAGAGGCCTCCACCAAGTAATCTATCAAATTCTTCATACTTAGTTTTATATCTATCTTCTTTGTTGTACTCAACATCTTTAAATTCATAGACTTTTATATCTGAAGCTCTACTTGCAACTGAAACTGAAGATGTTGCTTTTTTTACATCTCTTGGCATTTCTTCAACTTCTTCAAAACTAGACCAAGCTCCACATTGTGGACACTTACCAGCCCATTTTACACTTTTGTACCCACACTCAGAACAATAATAAACACTTCCTTTTGCCATATTTATCCTCTATATTCTTTAGCTCTATTTAAAACTTCTTCAATAATTTTACCATCTACATAACCTTCTAAACTTTGATTATAAAAAGCTAGTTCTTTAACAAAAGTTGAACTTACATAGGTATATCTTTCAGATGTTGGAATAAAGACAGTATCCACTTCACCATTTGAAAGTTTTTTTATTTGCAAAAGAATAAGTCATTTCTTCTGAGAAATCTTTTACATCTCTTAAGCCTTTTATAAGAATACCACAAGAGTTTTTAGCCATAAAGTCTACAAGTAAGCCTGCATGTTCATCAACTTTTATATTTTCAGAACCTTCAAAAATTTTACTTATTAGATTTTTTCTTTCATCTAAATTGAACCAATAATTCTTTTTAGGGTTATTCATAACAACTACTATCAATTTATCTACGATTTTTAATGCTCTTTCAATTATATCTTGATGTCCCTTTGTAACAGGGTCAAAACTTCCAGCATATACAGCTATTTTCATTCTTACTCTCCATTAAAAATTTATTTTTTATCATATAAGTATTTAGTTTTTTCTGTAAGTATCCATTTTTTGCCATCATAAAGATAGTATTTCTTTTCTAAAATTAGATTGACACTATCTTCCTTCTCATCAATTATATGTCCTCTATCAATTACCTCATCTTTTTCAATTGATAAATCATACAAATATTCAGTTTTCTCATAATTTTTCCATAATTTTGTTTTAGTATTTAAATTCTCTGTTAAAATCTCAATATTATTTCCATTTTTATCAAACTTATATGTAAACTGTACTCCTGAACCATCATTAAAAAAAGCTTGTTGACGAATTAACTTCTTATTTTCATTATAGAAAAAATTTTGCTCATAATTTTTATACCATTTTTTCTCATCTTTATCCCAAGAATATTGAACCCCTTGTTCTATCATATCGTTTTTATATGTTTGAATAAAACGACGAGTATTTTCTAATTGTTTTGTTTCTTTATTTAGTTGTTGGGTAATCGTAACCTTTTTATTATTCACTTTATCAAACTCTGTGACAGTTTTATCTTGTTCTATCCATTCTCCATTTTCTAAAAATAAATCAGAATAAATTTCATTTCCTTTATTATCAGTATAATATTTTAATTTTTGTTTTGCTACCCAGTTATCCTCTTTTTTATAAATAACTGTTTCTTCTAATTCCCCTTCTTGATTATAAGTATAAATAGATTTAGATTCTAATTCCCATTTTTGTTTATTTTTATTCCAAGTATAAAGTTCAATAATATTATCTTTTTTATTTTTATTTAATAAAGTATATGTTTTAGTAGAAGGATTCCACTTTTTATTTTTAAAATTATAAATAATATAAGTTTCTGAATCATTTGTATTTTCCTTTTCATACTTCATATATTCAGTCCACTTATTTTCTTCAGCCATATAAGTCTCTTCTATTTTTTTATTTTTTTCATAAGTTGTAACAGACTTATAATCCTTATTCCAATTTCCTGTTGAAATATTATATTTAAATTTCTCTTTACTTAGTTCCTTGTTACCTTCTGCATCAAACTGGATAATTTCTTTAGTACCAAATGGATAATCACCTTTTTCAATATATAAAATTTCTAATTTTTTATCTTTTTCATCATAGTTTTGTGATAATGTAGTCGTGTAATTTTGTCCATCAACACTTATTGTTTTTTCAATACTTTTTAGTTCAATTTGTTGTGCTAATGAAACAACACTAAAAACTAGAAAAAATATTATTTTTTTAATCATTTTTCACTTCCTTTTAGGATTTAATTTAATCATATAATTCTATTCTATATCCTTCTTTGTAAAAACTACTATCTTCTACAAATTCAATTTTAGGATTGCTTATTAATTTTTTTAATTCTTTTATTATATCTTTTTTAGTTTTGACAACAATTTTATTTAAATCGTTATATTTGATTTGACTGTTCAAATCAGCCAAAAGATTTAAAATTATTCTATCTTTTGATAACAGATAACTTGTACCTTCACAATAGAGGCATTTTTCTCTATAGTAGAAACTAAGCTCTTTTCCCTGTCTTTTCCTTGTAAATTGAACCAATCCCAAATGTGAGAAGTCAAGAGAATTTATCTCCATTCTATCTTTTTTCAAATATCTTTTTAATTCTTCTAGAATTTTTTTTCTATCAGAAATTTTTTTCAAGTCTATAAAATCTATAATAATAATACCTGCTAAATTTCTTAATTTAATCTGTCTGGCTATCTCTTCACAGGCTTCTAAGTTTGTATTAAAAATCAAATTTTGTGAACTTTGATTTCCTGTATTCTGCCCTGTATTTACATCTATACTGACTAAAGCTTCAGTTTTTTCAATTACAATAGAGGCTCCACTTTCTAAATAGACCTTTCTATCTAAAGCTCTTTCTATTTGAGTATCTATCTTATAATAAGAAAAAATATCTTCATCTTTAAAGTATTTTTTTAATTTTTTAGTAGGTAATTTTTTTTATTTTCTTCTAAAGTATTTTTTATTTTGTTAAAACTATCCTCGTCATCTATTATAAATTCATCTATATTTTCGTCTAATAAAGTTAGAGCTTTTTTTAGAATACTATTATTATCATAGAGTAAGGTAGTATTTTTTTCTTTAAAATCTTTTTTTATTTGATTGTCAATCGCTTCTAATTTTTTATATTCTTCTAGTAAATTGTCAGAAGATTTTTCCACAGATTTAGTCCTCAATATAAGTCCTTTATCTATATTTAAAAATGTATCTTTAAGTTTTTTAACTATTTCTAAATCTTCAATTTTTTTTGAAATTGAGAGATTTTTTGAATTTGGAAGAAGGATTAAATTTTCTCCATTTATAGAATAATCAAGAGTTAAGCGAGCTCCCTTTCCATCTCTTGCCTCTGTTTCAACTTGAACTATCAAACTATCTGAAATATTAAATTTTGGGATATTTTTTTTGTTTTCAAAAGATAAAAAAGCATTTTTTTCTAAACCTATATCAACAAAAATTATTTCTCCTTTATTTAAAATATCTACAATTTTTCCCTTATAGATATTTCCTGAGATTTCTTTTTCTTTGTCTCTTTCAATATATATTTCTTCTAGTTTGTCATCTTCAAGCAAGGCAAGTTTAGCCTCATACGTATTTTTGGATAAAATCAGGCATTTACTCATTCAACTCTCCCTTTAATATCTCTTTTCTTTCATATTTTTTTGCATTTATTATAAGCTCATTTAGAGCTAAATTATTATTTATTGTTATTTTAAAATTGGGATAGAAAGTTTTTTTTGTACTAGCTTTCTGTCCCACTATTTTAGATATATTTCTTTCATTCACTTCTATATCTAGCTTTTTCTCTTTTTCATAAATCTTAGATAGAAAATTAAAATATATTTTATTTTCTACTAAATCTCTAAATGCTGGATGAAAAGGTCCTGAGATTATAACTCCATCAGCTGTTAAATCCTCAGCTGGTTGAAGTCCTACTCTTATTACATTTATATCTTTCAATTCTAATAATGAGTAGATAGGAACTGTTCTGTTAACAGCTTCTTCTAAAGTCAAAGAATTATAAAGATTTCTTTTATACATAAATTCAAGCTCTGTTCCCTTTATTACAAGAGTTGGATATATTCTTGCAATATCAGGATTTAAATCTAAACTTTTTACAGCTGACATTAAGTCACTTTTGAAGTCTGACTTAGGTAAACCTATCATAAGTTGGACTCCAAGAGTGAAGCCATATTTTTTTATTAAGTCACAAGATTTTTTTACAATTTCATAATTATAATGTCTGCCTGTGGCTTTTAAAACCTCATCATCTAATGATTGTATACCTAATTCAATGGTTTTAACACCATATTTTTTTAATTGAGTTAAGATTTCATCATCTATACATTCAGGTCTAGTTGATATTCTTACCCCTTCTACATCTGCATTGTCTATATATTTTTTTACAACTTCTAGATATTGTTTTTGTAGTTCCATTGATATGCCAGTAAAAGTTCCACCAAAAAATGCCACCTCTTTAATGGAATTTTTTGGAAGAGTTTTTAAATAGCTATCTATAATATTTTTTAAGTCATCTAAACTAACATCAGTTTCTCTTCCATTTATCTTTTTTTGATTGCAAAATACACAGGCATTAGGGCAACCAAAATGACTAATAAACACTGGAATATTATAATGCTTCATGGTATTTAACTCCCAACTTTACACATAAGGCCTTAGCTGATAATTGTTCAGCTTTTTTCTTATTCTTAGCAATAGCCTTTTCTTTATATTTTCCTACTACAACTTGAATTTCAAATTCTTTCATATGGTCAGGCCCTTTTTCAGAGATAAGTTCATATGTAGGAACAGTTTTGAAATTCTTTTGTACATATTCTTGTAGTATACTTTTAAAATCTAAAATATCTTCATCTTCTTCTATATGAGTTATATATTGCTCTATATGATTTAGAGCAAAGCTTCTAGCATCTTCTAAATTAGAGTCCATATATACAGCACCTAATACAGCTTCAAATGCATCAGCAAGTATAGATTCTCTATTTCTACCACCAGATAGGATTTCTCCCTTACTTAGCATTAAAAACTTTCCTAAGCCGATTTGACGAGATATTTTTGCAAGTATAGGTTCACTAACTATCATAGCTTTTAATTTCGCTATAGTACCTTCAGAAGCACTCTTATAATTTCTATATAAATACTCAGCAACAATAAGATCTAGAACTGCATCACCTAGCAGTTCTAGTCTTTCATTGTTTTGATTTTTATATTCTTTTTTTTCGTTTCCTAGTGATTTATGAAGAAGAGCAGTTTTTAATAAATTTCTATTATTAAAGTAATAATTTAGTTTATGTTCTAAATCTAATAGATTTTTCATTTCTCTTCCTCTTTTTATTTTTCAAATTTTTTCATAACTATAACAGAGTTATGTCCGCCAAAACCTAAAGAGTTAGACATAGCAACTTTAACATCTGTTTTTATAGCTTGGTTAGGAACGTAATTTAAATCACATTCTTCTTCTGTTTCATGTAAATTGATTGTTGGAGGAATTACTCCATCAGCTATAGCTTTTGCTATGATAACCCCTTCAATACCTCCAGCAGCACCTAGACCATGTCCTGTTGCTCCCTTAGTTGAAGATATGTATAAATCTTTAGCTTTATCACCAAATAAAGCTTTAATAGCTCTTGTTTCTACAACGTCATTTGTAGGAGTAGAAGTTCCATGAGCATTGATGTATGTAACATCATCAAGAGATAAATTAGCATCTTTTAGAGCTATTCTCATAGCTTTTGTAGCTCCTTCTCCTGTTTCTATTGGTGCAGTGATATGGTTTGCATCACAAGTTTCTCCATATCCAACCATTTCTGCATAGATTTTTGCTCCTCTAGCTAAAGCACTTTCTAATTCTTCTAATATTAAAATTCCAGCTCCTTCTCCCATTACAAATCCATCTCTATCTTTTGAGAATGG
This genomic interval carries:
- a CDS encoding helix-turn-helix transcriptional regulator → MKDMRLLKLYNRLLKNDDIDVEEYAKENGVSTRTVERDIKCIKDFLADNEDKSRELIRIKRKKKYQLSYSEDSINLTKSEILAISKILLASRAFLKDEISLIIDKIVKQCGPGQDLDLIQELLKNEKFHYIELQHKKSFINCIWDLGEAIKDKKKVEIAYKKMDGNTVRRVIDPVGLMFSEYYFYLLAHIENIDKEKYFCNKDDEYPTIYRLDRIEDFEVLKEKYVPTLYKNRFQEGLFRKQVQFMTGGKLRKLKFIYRGSSIEALLDKIPTAKAKEIDKNIYEIKAEVFGNGIDRWILSQGDAIKIIEDN
- the fabG gene encoding 3-oxoacyl-[acyl-carrier-protein] reductase — translated: MNRLEGKIAVVTGSARGIGRAIVEKLAAHGAKMVISCDMGESSYEQANVVHKILNVTDREAIKTFVDEVEKEYGKIDILVNNAGITKDGLLMRMTEDQWDAVINVNLKGVFNMTQAVSRSMLKARKGSIITLSSVVGLHGNPGQTNYAATKGGVIAMSKTWAKEFGARNVRANCVAPGFIQTPMTDVLPEETIKGMLDATPLGRLGQVDDIANAVLFLASDESAFITGEVISVSGGLML
- a CDS encoding acetyl-CoA C-acetyltransferase, which translates into the protein MSKVYVVAAKRTAIGSFLGTLSPLKPGELGAKVVKNIIEETGIDPANIDEVIVGNVLSAGQAQGVGRQVAIKAGIPYEVPAYSINIICGSGMKSVITAFSNIKAGEADLVIAGGTESMSGAGFILPGTVRAGHKMADLTMKDHMILDALTDAYHNIHMGITAENIAEKYNITREEQDEFALDSQKKAIAAVDSGRFKDEIVPVVIPNKKGDITFDTDEYPNRKTDLEKLAKLKPAFKKDGSVTAGNASGLNDGASFLLLASEEAVKKYNLKPLVEIVSTGTGGVDPLIMGMGPVPAIRKALKKADLKLQDMQLIELNEAFAAQSLGVIKELCTEHGVTADWFKDKTNVNGGAIAIGHPVGASGNRITVTLIHEMKKTGVEYGLASLCIGGGMGTALVLKNVK
- a CDS encoding toxin-antitoxin system YwqK family antitoxin, which produces MNNQYNKDGKKEGLWVKIYDNGVVQEERNYVNGVREGVYKSYYMNGEVEIIKNYKNGNLHGKYQTFYSDGKLNSEYNLVDGRKVGDYKEFYPNGILKRETVYVNDGTTSKNIKYFPNGKIKLEVNFVDGHMEGPYKEYHSNEKLFKECFYNEKGKLEGNYKEYDVEGNLLKEVTYKNGVEI
- the disA gene encoding DNA integrity scanning diadenylate cyclase DisA is translated as MTKQDLMDIIIKVAPGSPLREGIDYILDAGIGALIVIGYDDAVEKVKDGGFSINCDYTPEKIFELSKMDGAIIINDDCSKILYANVHIQPDTSFTTTESGTRHRTAERVAKQLKREVVAISERKKNVTLYKGNLKYRLKNFDELNIEVGQVLKTLESYRYVLNRSLDNLTILELDDLVTVLDVANTLQRFEMVRRISEEITRYLLELGARGRLVNMQVSELIWDIDDEEEGFLKDYLDTDTKPESVRRYLHTLSDAELLDIENIVVALGYTKSSSVFDNKVAARGYRVLEKISKLTKKDIEKITSTYKDISEIQELTDEDLAAIKISKFKIKALRAGINRLKFTIEMQR
- the radA gene encoding DNA repair protein RadA, which produces MAKGSVYYCSECGYKSVKWAGKCPQCGAWSSFEEVEEMPRDVKKATSSVSVASRASDIKVYEFKDVEYNKEDRYKTKYEEFDRLLGGGLLKGEVVLVTGNPGIGKSTLLLQVANSYKDYGDVLYISGEESPAQIKNRGERLKISGDGIYIMAEMDILNIYEYVVSKKPKVVIVDSIQTLYNSSMDSISGTPTQIRECTLKIVEIAKKYNISFFIVGHITKDGKVAGPKLLEHMVDAVFNFEGDEGLYYRILRSEKNRFGSTNEIAVFSMEENGMKEIKNSSEYFLSEREEKNIGSMVVPILEGTKVFLLEVQSLITDSGVGIPRRVVQGYDRNRIQILTAIAEKKLYLPLGMKDLFVNVPGGLAIEDPAADLAVLISILSVYKGVSISQKIAAIGELGLRGEIRKVFFLERRLKELEKLGFTGVYVPESNQKEIEKKKYKLKIIYLKNLDELLERMNKND
- a CDS encoding elongator complex protein 3, whose amino-acid sequence is MKHYNIPVFISHFGCPNACVFCNQKKINGRETDVSLDDLKNIIDSYLKTLPKNSIKEVAFFGGTFTGISMELQKQYLEVVKKYIDNADVEGVRISTRPECIDDEILTQLKKYGVKTIELGIQSLDDEVLKATGRHYNYEIVKKSCDLIKKYGFTLGVQLMIGLPKSDFKSDLMSAVKSLDLNPDIARIYPTLVIKGTELEFMYKRNLYNSLTLEEAVNRTVPIYSLLELKDINVIRVGLQPAEDLTADGVIISGPFHPAFRDLVENKIYFNFLSKIYEKEKKLDIEVNERNISKIVGQKASTKKTFYPNFKITINNNLALNELIINAKKYERKEILKGELNE